The Deinococcus sonorensis KR-87 DNA window TTCGGTGCGCTTGCCGACCTCCACCTCCTCGGTGACGTAGGCCTGCTTCTGCACGTTGGCGCGCTCGGCCTCCAGGTCCACCCGGATCGTTTCGCTGTCGCTGCCCAGCGTCACGTTGCCGTCCACCGGACGCGGGTCGCTCACCGGGTGACGCTCGATCACCACCTCGTCGTGCGAGAGGTTCACGTTGACATTCTCGGTGCGGGTCTCCACGTGCTTGCCCACCTCAACCGAACCGGCCCGGTAGCGGTCCTTGTTCACCTGTAAGCGCTCTTCCAGCAGCTGCAGACGATCCGGGGTCCGGAACAGACTCTGGTCCTGGTAGTGGTCGGCCGCGCGGGCCGCCACGCCAGTCGTGGCCGGTGCCTGATAGTCCGTGCCCTTCAGCACGCGGAGGTCCGACACCTGCGCCTCGTCGCTGTGCATCTCGCCAGCGCTGTAGGCCTGGAGGTCACGGACCTGGTCCTTGGTGAGGGTGTCGAAGTACACCGCGTCGTCCTCGATGCGGGCGAGGCCGACCGGCACCAGCACCTCTTTGCGGGTGAACCAGCTGCCGGCTTCGACGAGCAGGTAGCGGATGGTGCCGCCATTTTCGGTCATGGCATCCCGCACGGAGCCGACCTGTTCACCGCCGGCGCCGTACGCGGGCAGGCCGATCAGGCTGGTCTGGGCCTGGCCCAGGTCATAGTTATGGTCGCGAACAAGCTCGGACAAGGGGGTCAATACAGTCATGTGGAAGCTCCTTGAGAAGTGAGGCGCAGGACGGGTCAGCCGACCTCAGAGCGGTTGCCGCTCGCACTGCTGAGTCACAGCTGAGTGTTCAGGATCAGAATTTTTTTACTGCCAAACTTTGGTGAAAAAGTCTTTCGAAAGCAAACCTGCTACCAAACATAAAGAATTACAGTTCAACGAATGAAGGAAACCGGATTCCTGAATAAAAAGAGCTGATGAATCACCCTGATCGGGCCTGGCCAGCGGACCACCGTCTCCCGTTCCCGAAGGACGCGCGCACCTCTGATTCGTGTGCTGACCGCCCCGCATTTGCGTCCCGCAGCGCCTCAGGCTTGGGGTCTGTCGGTGGAGCGGAGCGTGAAATGCACGGTCGTGCCGACGTCCGGCGTGGACTCCAGCCACACCGTCCCGCCGTGCCGTTCCACGATCTTCAGGACGATGGCCAGGCCCAGCCCGGTTCCGTCGTACTGCTCTCGGGTGTGCAGCCGCTCGAACATGCCGAACACGCGCTGCTGGTACTCCGCCGGAATGCCGATCCCGTTGTCCCGGACCCGGAAATGCCACATTGCGCCGTCCCGCTGGGCATCGACCTGAACTTCGGGCGTGACGCCAGGCCGACGGAACTTCACGGCGTTCCCGATCAGGTTCTGGAACAGCTGCGTGAGTTCGCGTCCGTCGCCCAGCACGGCCGGGCATGCGCCGACCTTGACCTCGGCGCCGGTAGACCCGATGGCGGCCTCCAGGCGGCTCAGGGCCTCACGCAAGGGCTGTTCGGTGGGGACGGCGCGCAGCGGGGCGCGTTCGGCGTTCAGGCGGGAGAACACCAGCAGGTCGTCGATCAGCCGCTTGAGGCGCGTCGCGCCAGCGGTCACGCGCGAGAGGTACTGTCGCCCGCGGTCATCGAGGGCCTCGCCGTACCGCAGGGTAAGCAGGTCGCTGAAACTGGCGATGGTGCGCAGCGGCTCCTGCAGGTCGTGGCTGGCCACGAACGCGAACCGCTCCAGTTCGGCGTTGCTGCGCTGAAGTTCCCGGTTGGCGGTGGCCAGCGCGTCCCGCTGCGCCTCCAGGTTCGTGGCGGCCTGCGCCCGCTCCAGCGCCAGGGCCAGCGTTGCGGCGGTGCGGCGCAGCAGGTCCTGTTGACCCGCGGACCACGCGCCCGGACCAGCCCGCCAGGCGACCAACGCGCTCACCACCTGATGCTCCGCGGTCACCACCGGCTCAACCGCACAGGCCACCGCGTCCAGCCCGGGCACGTGGTCCGGAGCCTGCGCGTCGCTGTCCAGGTACGCCGCCTGGCCGGACGCCACGACCCGGCGGAGCACCGGCGTGTCGGCCAGCGTGAGCGGCTCGCGCGCCAGGGTGGCGCGGACCGCGTGCGGCACCTCCCCCCAGATGTGCACGGGAGGTTGGTGCGCCTGGTCGACCGGGACCACCATCACGC harbors:
- a CDS encoding PRC and DUF2382 domain-containing protein, which encodes MTVLTPLSELVRDHNYDLGQAQTSLIGLPAYGAGGEQVGSVRDAMTENGGTIRYLLVEAGSWFTRKEVLVPVGLARIEDDAVYFDTLTKDQVRDLQAYSAGEMHSDEAQVSDLRVLKGTDYQAPATTGVAARAADHYQDQSLFRTPDRLQLLEERLQVNKDRYRAGSVEVGKHVETRTENVNVNLSHDEVVIERHPVSDPRPVDGNVTLGSDSETIRVDLEAERANVQKQAYVTEEVEVGKRTESEQRTFTETVGKEVLDVNKTGDVDTDDTSGRH